In one window of Onychomys torridus chromosome 7, mOncTor1.1, whole genome shotgun sequence DNA:
- the Zic1 gene encoding zinc finger protein ZIC 1 translates to MLLDAGPQYPAIGVTTFGASRHHSAGDVAERDVGLGINPFADGMGAFKLNPSSHELASAGQTAFTSQAPGYAAAAALGHHHHPGHVGSYSSAAFNSTRDFLFRNRGFGDAAAAASAQHSLFAASAGGFGGPHGHTDAAGHLLFSGLHEQAAGHASPNVVNGQMRLGFSGDMYPRPEQYGQVTSPRSEHYAAPQLHGYGPMNVNMAAHHGAGAFFRYMRQPIKQELICKWIEPEQLANPKKSCNKTFSTMHELVTHVTVEHVGGPEQSNHICFWEECPREGKPFKAKYKLVNHIRVHTGEKPFPCPFPGCGKVFARSENLKIHKRTHTGEKPFKCEFEGCDRRFANSSDRKKHMHVHTSDKPYLCKMCDKSYTHPSSLRKHMKVHESSSQGSQPSPAASSGYESSTPPTIVSPTTDNPTTSSMSPSSSAVHHTAGHSALSSNFNEWYV, encoded by the exons ATGCTCCTGGACGCCGGCCCCCAGTATCCCGCGATCGGTGTGACCACCTTTGGCGCATCCCGGCACCACTCGGCGGGCGACGTGGCCGAGCGAGACGTGGGCCTGGGTATCAACCCGTTCGCCGACGGCATGGGCGCCTTCAAGCTCAACCCCAGTTCGCACGAACTGGCCTCGGCGGGCCAGACCGCCTTCACGTCGCAGGCGCCCGGCTACGCCGCTGCTGCGGCCCTgggccaccatcaccacccgggCCACGTCGGCTCCTACTCCAGCGCAGCTTTCAATTCTACGCGGGACTTTCTGTTCCGCAACCGGGGCTTCGGCGACGCGGCGGCCGCAGCTAGCGCCCAGCACAGTCTCTTCGCTGCTTCGGCCGGCGGCTTCGGGGGCCCACACGGCCATACGGACGCCGCGGGCCACCTCCTTTTCTCTGGGCTTCACGAGCAGGCGGCGGGCCACGCATCGCCCAACGTGGTCAACGGGCAGATGCGGCTGGGCTTCTCCGGGGACATGTACCCGCGGCCGGAGCAGTACGGCCAGGTGACCAGCCCGCGATCCGAGCACTACGCCGCACCGCAGCTTCACGGCTACGGGCCCATGAACGTGAACATGGCTGCACACCACGGCGCTGGCGCCTTCTTCCGCTATATGCGCCAACCCATCAAGCAAGAGCTTATCTGTAAATGGATCGAGCCGGAGCAGCTGGCCAACCCCAAAAAGTCGTGCAACAAAACTTTCAGCACCATGCACGAGCTGGTCACGCACGTCACCGTGGAGCACGTCGGCGGCCCAGAGCAGAGCAACCACATCTGTTTCTGGGAGGAGTGTCCACGCGAGGGCAAGCCCTTCAAAGCCAAATACAAACTGGTCAACCACATCCGCGTGCACACCGGCGAAAAGCCTTTTCCCTGCCCGTTCCCTGGCTGCGGCAAGGTTTTCGCGCGTTCAGAGAACCTCAAGATCCACAAAAGGACGCACACAG GGGAGAAGCCCTTCAAGTGCGAGTTCGAAGGCTGCGACCGGCGCTTCGCCAACAGCAGCGACCGCAAgaagcacatgcatgtgcacacgagCGACAAGCCCTACCTTTGCAAGATGTGCGATAAGTCCTACACGCACCCCAGCTCTCTGCGCAAACACATGAAG GTCCACGAGTCCTCTTCCCAGGGCTCACAGCCTTCGCCCGCCGCCAGCTCCGGGTACGAGTCGTCCACGCCACCCACCATCGTGTCTCCCACCACAGACAACCCGACCACCAGCTCCATGTCGCCCTCCTCCTCCGCGGTCCACCACACAGCCGGCCACAGCGCGCTCTCTTCCAATTTTAACGAATGGTACgtttaa
- the LOC118587631 gene encoding von Willebrand factor A domain-containing protein DDB_G0267758-like, translating into MIAAISLALTARLRSLDSRPSRQRLSGEKVRARPARLERQAPEPAFYRPAVIRLACLWPGGRRLAPGRCLLAKTSLGGSIPPPSSSSSSSSSASRSSSSSSSSSSSS; encoded by the exons ATGATTGCCGCTATCAGTCTCGCGCTCACCGCCCGGCTGAGGAG CCTTGACTCGAGGCCCTCTCGGCAGAGACTGAGCGGCGAGAAAGTGCGAGCCCGGCCGGCGCGGTTGGAGCGGCAGGCGCCGGAGCCCGCCTTCTACCGGCCGGCAGTCATCCGGCTTGCGTGCCTTTGGCCGGGCGGGCGCCGGCTTGCGCCCGGCCGCTGCCTGCTGGCTAAGACTTCGTTAGGTGGGTcgattccccctccctcctcctcttcttcctcctcttcctccgcCTCccgttcctcctcctcctcctcctcctcctcctcctcctcctga